From the Daphnia magna isolate NIES linkage group LG3, ASM2063170v1.1, whole genome shotgun sequence genome, one window contains:
- the LOC116919080 gene encoding LOW QUALITY PROTEIN: sorting nexin-25 (The sequence of the model RefSeq protein was modified relative to this genomic sequence to represent the inferred CDS: deleted 3 bases in 3 codons) has translation MLEVQIFTIWGGLIMVATAIVGIFASSFSMFVFFVASLATSVIGMISVFSIVIMVSPSHSTTSSSDSPNEIRKFQENIKEMATTLQTTKHSLSDNSQIIMNRSVSTTLQNLMDLIFRDLLDSILKDIILPTASMKSDAWEALHKFYCKISNIDPVQFITQDVVVRVTRHLEKIRLAQSNPENLRDKMISFNISSFLRTPQLELELLRKLADVIIVNLFPRSYVDCFLLRHALGELLACQVLQPGIDCLCDPDTINQQLVLQLHRRQMMKKDYAYAASYEDFVSLIEDCDDLEELRQIRYNIATEIAQATTIGSMRRAKGTESDQESLLLGSSKLDLLQARNLKRYIKQLTYAKLQCERRLRVLGAPMSDFSRSSTSTSSYGDEMVPSFKTVMRNNNLRRQLELYLIQQGETQVGLLKFWLATQELRRLDRKAALTSAAHMFYTYFNGSNQIIKLEKSLIKGMEAFIVGDKGPEAFFQAQDQVWKVLEERHYPSFLVVLTCQMTGRQGCETDSATDPLRERHFSWKEPWIADDQSDDTAGVMEWSEQTQFAKSRMEQVDARLVIKLQAMSSLRGVAPDSSLVAALEKEVESLQTERREVENWLNQAESWAAHMGQWKAIVGMPPQNPDEKENVRFPIELHLEDEAAMIAVASNNGSASRKRVAMSWTVWRQVAEFYALISKLSLTCPWLKSSQLPAVSGKSLFGKLNDRSYLERARDKLQSFLDTVMADDRLNKSEALFTFLHNTPVCLRQALVVDAPKKSNRFSLATLFKGDTPRESDDDTEQQQHDNNPATGTDETDSLFQSASSDDTRDGIAEPIYHLISEVFELRGVFGWLRRTLVTFVQITYGRTINRQLRDVIASLFTDQAVLGYVQLLVKTWWPDGTLVSPAPPRSTEEKRRTKLEVRDLLLANIPDVLNQLLGHKNAKRGTLKVLDALQDERLNKQLFYDILEVILKDGFPELSSL, from the exons ATGTTGGAGGTTCAGATTTTTACTATTTGGGGGGGTTTAATTATGGTTGCTACTGCCATAGTAGGAATCTTTGCTAGTAGTTTTTCTATGTTTGTATTCTTTGTAGCTTCATTAGCTACATCAGTCATTGGTATGATCTCTGTTTTTTCAATTGTGATCATGGTTTCACCCAGCCACTCTACTACTAGCTCAAGTGATAGTCcaaatgaaataagaaaattccAAGAAAACATCAAA gAAATGGCAACAACATTGCAAACAACCAAACATAGTCTTTCTGATAATTCACAAATAATCATGAACAGGAGTGTCAGTACAACGTTGCAGAACCTAATGGATCTAATTTTCAGAGATTTGTTAGATTCTATCCTCAAAGACATCATTCTCCCCACCGCATCTATGAA GAGTGATGCATGGGAAGCCTTGCATAAATTTTATTGCAAAATTAGCAACATTGACCCAGTACAATTTATTACACAAGATGTTGTTGTTCGCGTTACGCGGCATCTGGAAAAAATACGCCTCGCTCAATCAAATCC AGAAAATTTGAGAGACAAAATGATATCATTTAACATCTCGTCATTTCTGCGGACGCCCCAGTTAGAGTTGGAATTACTTCGAAAGTTGGCAGACGTGATAATAGTCAATCTGTTCCCACGATCATATGTTGATTGTTTCTTGCTACGTCATGCTTTGGGAGAACTGCTTGCTTGCCAAG TTTTGCAACCGGGAATCGATTGCTTGTGCGATCCAGATACAATCAACCAGCAACTAGTCTTACAGCTACATCGCCGCCAAATGATGAAGAAGGATTACGCTTATGCAGCTAGTTACGAAGACTTCGTTTCCCTTATAGAAGATTGCGATGATCTGGAAGAACTACGTCAAATCAG ATACAACATTGCAACGGAAATCGCACAAGCAACTACTATTGGGTCGATGCGccgagca aagggaacagagTCTGATCAGGAATCATTGTTATTAGGATCAAGCAAACTAGATCTTTTACAA gctCGGAATTTAAAACGCTACATCAAACAACTTACTTACGCGAAGCTACAATGCGAAAGACGACTACGCGTTTTAGGCGCACCAATGAGCGACTTTTCCCGGTCTTCCACGTCTACCTCTAGTTATGGTGATGAAATGGTACCCTCCTTCAAGACCGTTATGCGTAATAATAATCTTCGCCGGCAGCTCGAACTCTATCTCATTCAACAAGGAGAAACTCAA GTTggtcttttgaaattttggttGGCCACTCAGGAATTACGGAGGCTAGATCGCAAAGCAGCTCTTACATCCGCAGCTCACATGTTCTACACGTATTTCAAT GGAAGCAATCAAATAATCAAGCTAGAAAAA AGTTTGATAAAAGGTATGGAAGCATTCATTGTTGGGGACAAAGGACCCGAGGCTTTTTTTCAGGCTCAAGACCAAGTTTGGAAGGTGCTCGAGGAGCGTCATTACCCATCATTCCTAGTAGTTCTCACTTGTCAGATGACGGGTCGTCAGGGTTGTGAAACAGATTCTGCAACGGATCCATTAAGAGAACGCCATTTTTCTTGGAAAGAGCCGTGGATTGCAGACGACCAGTCTGACGATACAGCAGGCGTAATGGAATGGAGTGAACAGACGCAGTTTGCTAAAAGTCGAATGGAACAAGTTGACGCTCGTCTCGTGATCAAACTTCAG GCAATGAGTAGCTTGCGAGGTGTCGCGCCAGATAGCTCATTGGTAGCTGCTTTGGAAAAAGAAGTAGAATCACTACAGACAGAGCGAAGAGAAGTCGAAAACTGGCTAAATCAAGCGGAATCCTGGGCAGCTCATATGGGTCAATGGAAAGCCATTGTAGGAATGCCACCACAG aaTCCTgatgagaaagaaaatgtcCGTTTTCCAATCGAATTGCATCTGGAGGATGAAGCGGCTATGATCGCTGTAGCATCCAATAACGGATCGGCGTCGA GAAAAAGAGTGGCCATGTCGTGGACCGTTTGGCGCCAGGTGGCCGAATTTTACGCGCTTATAAGTAAACTGAGCCTTACTTGTCCTTGGCTCAAATCGTCTCAACTGCCTGCCGTCTCGGGCAAATCGCTTTTTGGCAAGCTCAACGATCGCTCTTATTTGGAGCGAGCTCGAGATAAACTCCAAAGTTTCCTTGAC ACGGTTATGGCTGACGATCGG CTCAACAAAAGCGAAGCTCTCTTTACGTTCCTGCACAATACTCCGGTTTGCCTGCGCCAGGCATTGGTAGTTGACGCACCCAAAAAATCGAACCGTTTTTCTCTCGCCACGCTATTTAAAGG GGACACACCTAGAGAAAGTGACGACGATACCGAACAACAACAGCACGATAACAACCCAGCGACAGGGACAGATGAAACCGACTCGCTTTTCCAGTCGGCATCTTCTGACGATACCCGTGATGGCATCGCCGAACCAATTTATCATCTGATTAGTGAAGTGTTTGAGCTTCGTGGAGTGTTTGGATGGCTACGCCGTACTTTGGTCACGTTTGTTCAAATCACTTACGGACGCACAATTAATCG GCAACTCCGGGATGTGATTGCTAGTCTTTTTACCGATCAAGCCGTACTTGGTTATGTGCAGTTGCTGGTCAAAACATGGTGGCCAGATGGAACCTTAGTCTCTCCCGCACCTCCGCGAAGTACCGAAGAAAAGAGGAGAACCAA GCTTGAAGTTCGGGACCTGCTTCTGGCGAATATTCCGGACGTCTTGAATCAATTGCTAGGCCACAAGAATGCAAAGCGAGGGACGCTCAAAGTCTTGGACGCACTTCAAGACGAACGTCTCAACAAGCAACTCTTTTACGACATCTTGGAAGTGATACTTAAAGATGGATTTCCCGAGTTGTCGAGTCTCTGA
- the LOC116919096 gene encoding N-alpha-acetyltransferase 50 isoform X2 — protein sequence MRTRPKFLLQNCTIGVKSPNVTIVNAWATIELGDVTPHNLQQLKRLNQVVFPVSYNDKFYKDILEAGELAKLAYYNDIVVGAVCCRIDVLDGSRRLYIMTLGCLAPYRKRGIGAKMLEHVLNYVEKDGDFHSIFLHVQVNNQSAIDFYKKFGFEIVETKEQYYKRIEPADAHVLMKLLRPQNNLSESEK from the exons ATGCGTACTCGTCCGAAATTTTTATTGCAAAACTGCACCATTGGAGTTAAGAGTCCAAATGTCACCATCGTGAATGCATG GGCTACGATAGAATTGGGAGATGTAACGCCCCACAACCTGCAACAACTGAAACGTTTGAACCAAGTTGTATTTCCTGTTTCCTACAATGATAAGTTCTACAAAGACATCCTAGAAGCTGGAGAACTAGCTAAATTAG CATACTATAACGACATTGTGGTGGGAGCTGTATGCTGTAGGATTGATGTTCTAGATGGCTCAAGGAGATTATACATTATGACGCTAGGGTGCCTAGCCCCATACAGGAAGAGGGGAATTGGTGCAAAAATGTTGGAACATGTTTTAAATTATGTGGAAAAGGATGGAGATTTCCATAGCATTTTCCT cCATGTGCAAGTGAACAACCAAAGCGCGATCGATTTCTATAAGAAATTTGGCTTTGAAATTgtagaaacaaaagaacagTACTATAAAAGAATCGAGCCAGCTGACGCGCATGTCCTCATGAAACTTTTAAGGCCGCAAAATAATCTGAGTGAATCAGAAAAATGA
- the LOC116919095 gene encoding meiotic nuclear division protein 1 homolog, giving the protein MTSKKRGLSLEDKRKGMMEIFYEKKDFFQLKELEKIAPKEKGIVQGTVKDVLQSLVDDGMVDTDKIGTSVYFWAFPSKATNTKKQKLMQLENSSQEAKELRADVEAKLAKKKTGQQDEEKREKLQVELKKAQEKNTALKSSLKEFHELDPDELEKLKSESQVSLEAANRWTDNIFAVKSWCKSKFFIEENQLNKAFGIPDELDYL; this is encoded by the exons atgaCCTCTAAAAAACGTGGATTAAGTCTAGAAGACAAACGTAAGGGTATGATGGAGAttttttacgaaaaaaaagaCTTCTTTCAGCTgaaagaattagaaaaaattgctccaaaggaaaaaggaattgTTCAAGGAACAGTGAAGGATGTGCTTCAAAGTTTGGTGGATGATGGAATGGTTGATACAGATAAAATTGGGACATCAGTTTATTTTTGGGCTTTTCCAAGTAAAgcaacaaacacaaaaaaacaaaagctaaTGCAATTAGAAAACTCAAGTCAAGAAGCAAAGGAATTGAGAGCTGATGTGGAAGCAAAATTAGCTAAAAAAAAG ACTGGACAGCAGGATgaggaaaagagagaaaaattgCAAGTTGAGTTAAAGAaagcacaagaaaaaaacactgCATTAAAATCAAGCCTTAAGGAATTTCACGAGCTTGATCCTGATGAACTTGAAAAGTTAAAATCAGAATCACAG GTTTCACTGGAGGCTGCAAACCGCTGGACAGATAATATTTTTGCTGTCAAATCCTGGTGCAagtcaaaattttttatagaagaaaatcaattaaataaaGCATTTGGAATTCCTGATGAATTAGATTATTTGTGA
- the LOC116919096 gene encoding probable N-acetyltransferase san isoform X3 encodes MTRATIELGDVTPHNLQQLKRLNQVVFPVSYNDKFYKDILEAGELAKLAYYNDIVVGAVCCRIDVLDGSRRLYIMTLGCLAPYRKRGIGAKMLEHVLNYVEKDGDFHSIFLHVQVNNQSAIDFYKKFGFEIVETKEQYYKRIEPADAHVLMKLLRPQNNLSESEK; translated from the exons atgaccaG GGCTACGATAGAATTGGGAGATGTAACGCCCCACAACCTGCAACAACTGAAACGTTTGAACCAAGTTGTATTTCCTGTTTCCTACAATGATAAGTTCTACAAAGACATCCTAGAAGCTGGAGAACTAGCTAAATTAG CATACTATAACGACATTGTGGTGGGAGCTGTATGCTGTAGGATTGATGTTCTAGATGGCTCAAGGAGATTATACATTATGACGCTAGGGTGCCTAGCCCCATACAGGAAGAGGGGAATTGGTGCAAAAATGTTGGAACATGTTTTAAATTATGTGGAAAAGGATGGAGATTTCCATAGCATTTTCCT cCATGTGCAAGTGAACAACCAAAGCGCGATCGATTTCTATAAGAAATTTGGCTTTGAAATTgtagaaacaaaagaacagTACTATAAAAGAATCGAGCCAGCTGACGCGCATGTCCTCATGAAACTTTTAAGGCCGCAAAATAATCTGAGTGAATCAGAAAAATGA
- the LOC116919084 gene encoding prostaglandin E2 receptor EP3 subtype: MDTKLEVGCEFNNCTSVSSPGANIASPITSSLFGILGNAIALVTVHRMKLERHRTVFFVFIAGLAFADLVGIVLTTFPVLLVYSHGYYFGGPMMCNYHAFTMVTFGLLTPMIACAMAMERYFGIRHGYFYMLHFSPQRARMALLSLWLVAIIFSSLPMFGFGQYAIQYPGTWCFLNLHPETTIDATYSITFAVLNLLLIGIMIICNIGVQCTLVALRCQRSSADRADRFRRTHHSPQQEELEVQMMFVLLAITFVFTLCWTPLQFQILKNQFYEHKTALDHAGDLLAIRLASINQIIDPWVYILCKKLCFRRGCTCWRYVVQKTNWGSIKRSLSQKEFIGTSSLRSALVHLRAQQQPTRSASASRPCSRCRQKRVDVDLEVDAAETITLDEANHFSSSLSNAAICYDSTSKSTSLPINASPAPTAILIGGGSDGGTESSASHEIPIPIFTSSQYSIQRRRTRSTPRSSRKEERRNPIVNHTDTTAENKNRSAARVFSIDCEEKIPAIGRRRHSWCCSNGPFSTVGKRYVTQSTQTIDETQTNTPL; the protein is encoded by the exons ATGGATACGAAACTAGAGGTGGGGTGCGAATTCAACAATTGTACATCAGTTTCTTCACCGGGAGCCAACATCGCGTCTCCAATAACCTCGTCGCTGTTTGGTATTCTAG GTAATGCAATAGCCCTAGTTACCGTACACCGAATGAAGCTGGAAAGACACAGAACGGTATTTTTCGTGTTCATCGCGGGATTGGCTTTCGCCGATCTTGTCGGCATAGTTCTCACCACTTTTCCCGTCTTGCTCGTCTACAGCCATGGATACTACTTCGGCGGA CCGATGATGTGCAACTACCATGCATTCACGATGGTGACATTTGGACTCTTAACTCCAATG attgcttGCGCTATGGCCATGGAACGATATTTCGGAATACGACACGGATATTTCTACATGCTCCATTTTAGTCCGCAACGAGCTAG AATGGCTTTACTGAGTTTATGGCTGGTGGCCATCATCTTTTCGTCTCTTCCCATGTTTGGATTCGGACAGTACGCTATTCAATATCCGGGAACTTGGTGCTTCCTCAACCTGCATCCGGAGACGACAATCGATGCAACCTATTCGATTACATTCGCTGTCCTCAACTTACTTCTTATTGGCATTATGATTATATGCAACATTGGGGTGCAGT GCACTTTGGTCGCATTGCGTTGCCAACGGAGCTCAGCGGACCGGGCGGATCGTTTCCGGCGGACCCACCACAGCCCCCAGCAGGAGGAATTGGAAGTGCAGATGATGTTTGTCCTCCTAGCCATCACTTTCGTTTTTACTTTATGCTGGACGCCGTTACAA TTTCAgatattaaaaaatcaattctaTGAACACAAAACAGCTCTTGATCACGCCGGTGATTTACTGGCTATTCGTTTGGCTTCCATTAACCAGATAATAGACCCTTGGGTGTACATTCTCTGCAAGAAG TTATGTTTTCGTAGGGGCTGCACGTGCTGGAGGTACGTTGTTCAGAAGACTAACTGGGGTTCAATCAAACGCAGCCTGAGTCAAAAAGAGTTTATTGGCACTTCATCGCTACGTTCGGCCTTGGTTCACTTGCGAGCTCAA cAACAGCCGACAAGGTCAGCATCAGCAAGTCGCCCGTGTTCTCGATGCCGACAAAAAAGAGTAGATGTCGATTTGGAGGTAGACGCAGCGGAAACCATTACCCTCGACGAAGCTAATCATTTTTCGTCAAGTTTGAGCAATGCGGCAATTTGTTACGACTCGACCAGTAAAAGCACTTCATTGCCTATCAACGCTAGCCCCGCTCCTACCGCAATCCTAATAGGTGGAGGTTCGGATGGAGGCACAGAAAGCTCCGCTAGTCACGAAATTCCTATTCCAATTTTCACATCTTCCCAATACTCGATCCAACGACGAAGGACTCGCTCTACACCGCGTTCCAGCAGAAAAGAAGAGCGCCGAAATCCGATTGTGAATCACACGGATACTACtgcagaaaataaaaacaggtCGGCGGCGAGGGTGTTTTCCATTGACTGTG AAGAGAAAATCCCGGCTATCGGTCGACGCCGTCACTCTTGGTGCTGTTCAAATGGACCATTTTCTACGGTGGGTAAAAGGTACGTAACTCAAAGTACGCAAACCATCGacgaaacacaaacaaatacTCCActatag
- the LOC116919088 gene encoding retinol dehydrogenase 12 — translation MGIKTVEGYEINFGVNHLGHFLLTNLLVDRLIASAPSRIVIVSSKLHEQGSMDWEGFEGTKEFEGGKRGPNAAYCSSKLANVYFGIKLAEKLESRGVSVYTVCPGWNYTKLFRYSSVLFYSWIAIIPIAFWFMKPARIGVQTLIHCAVSEDTENETGLFYRDCKVYQSQANLNTKTINELWELSCKLCKIEW, via the exons ATGGGGATAAAAACTGTTGAAGGCTATGAAATTAATTTTGGAGTGAACCATCTTGGTCACTTCCTATTAACAAATCTATTGGTGGACAGGTTAATAGCTTCAGCTCCAAGCAG GATTGTAATTGTATCATCAAAACTACATGAACAAGGATCAATGGATTGGGAAGGTTTTGAGGGTACTAAAGAGTTTGAAGGAGGAAAACGGGGTCCTAATGCCGCCTATTGCAGCTCAAAATTAGCCAACGTGTATTTCGGAATAAAGCTCGCTGAGAAACTCGAA AGTCGAGGAGTAAGTGTATACACAGTGTGCCCAGGCTGGAATTATACTAAG CTTTTTCGTTATTCCTCTGTTCTATTTTATTCGTGGATTGCCATTATACCGATTGCATTTTGGTTCATGAAACCTGCGAGGATT GGAGTTCAAACTCTGATTCACTGCGCAGTGTCCGAAGATACGGAGAATGAAACGGGACTTTTCTATCGTGACTGTAAGGTTTATCAAAGTCAAGCTAACTTAAATACCAAGACGATtaatgaactatgggagttaaGCTGTAAATTATGTAAAATCGAATGGTAG
- the LOC116919096 gene encoding N-alpha-acetyltransferase 50 isoform X1 has translation MVLVISSFISHATILRNLVFKHLRMTITLGLSCYRATIELGDVTPHNLQQLKRLNQVVFPVSYNDKFYKDILEAGELAKLAYYNDIVVGAVCCRIDVLDGSRRLYIMTLGCLAPYRKRGIGAKMLEHVLNYVEKDGDFHSIFLHVQVNNQSAIDFYKKFGFEIVETKEQYYKRIEPADAHVLMKLLRPQNNLSESEK, from the exons ATGGTGTTAGTGATAAGTTCGTTCATAAGTCACGCGACTATTCTAAGAAATCTTGTTTTCAAACACCTTCGGATGACGATTACATTAGGATTATCTTGTTACAGGGCTACGATAGAATTGGGAGATGTAACGCCCCACAACCTGCAACAACTGAAACGTTTGAACCAAGTTGTATTTCCTGTTTCCTACAATGATAAGTTCTACAAAGACATCCTAGAAGCTGGAGAACTAGCTAAATTAG CATACTATAACGACATTGTGGTGGGAGCTGTATGCTGTAGGATTGATGTTCTAGATGGCTCAAGGAGATTATACATTATGACGCTAGGGTGCCTAGCCCCATACAGGAAGAGGGGAATTGGTGCAAAAATGTTGGAACATGTTTTAAATTATGTGGAAAAGGATGGAGATTTCCATAGCATTTTCCT cCATGTGCAAGTGAACAACCAAAGCGCGATCGATTTCTATAAGAAATTTGGCTTTGAAATTgtagaaacaaaagaacagTACTATAAAAGAATCGAGCCAGCTGACGCGCATGTCCTCATGAAACTTTTAAGGCCGCAAAATAATCTGAGTGAATCAGAAAAATGA